AAAACAATAAGTACAAAAATAAAACATCAAACAAAAATGTGAAATATTTTGAATAACAACCACAAAAAAATGTGTGTGGGCACTGCCAGAACCTATAGTTTGCTCTCATAAATAAAATGCAGGAAGCCCGAAGTCAACGTGCAAATGCAGTCGCGACCTTCAACAATGCAGTTCGTCACATGGAAGCATGAAGTATTGTTACTTCTGAAATGCAATTCTCTTTCTATTGCATTGCAGTAGGGCTAAAATGAAGAATGCAGCCCTGTTAGTTAAGCAAATTAGTCCGATACCCCTATCCACACTACCCTCCATCCACACAAAAGCTGCATCACCATCACCTataaaaaaagataaaataaGAAAGAACTCCATCAAAAAAGTAATGTGCGTACATCTGTATGAGTCGCGATCCGATATAATATAGTATATGAAGAATAAAATCACCTACATGCAGTACACTTTGTGGACATAGGCAGTTCTTTCATGATACCCAAGAAGTGCACTTACTAGGAAAATTCACTGAAAATACAATCGTCACATTTTCTGACAGTTGCGTGCATACCTGAAGTTGTCACGAAAAAAGAGGCAACAACGTTCCAGATTTCCAATGCACTAAGACAGCCTCCTCATAGCACAACCTCTCTACAGTTGCCACGTAACTGAAAACACAACCCCACCACGCTACCACCCCGCTCCACCACTCCCACGTCCTGTCATAGAGAGCAGAGGAGAAAACACAACTGCTTCGTCTCGCCAAAAAACCCATTGCAGCTTCTTCTCCCCACTTCCTTTCACTAATCGCTCTCTCCAGAACAAACGCAAGAGAGCAGAGGAGAGCCATGGTGGATGCACCTCTGTACAAGCAGCACCGCAGGCACACCAGGGAGCTCCACGACATCGACCTCCACGGCAACCACAAGCTCCAAGTCATTGTCACAAGCAAGGGTCAAGACGTGGACAAGATGCTATCCACGCTTAGGAGGAAGCTCGGCGGAATGCCCGTCAAACTAGTCGATGTTGATGTCGAGTACACGTACGACATGAAGCCACAGCGGGCAGCAGTGCTCCAGCTATGCGTAGAATAAGAATGCCTTGTCTACCACATCTTTGCAGCTAAAGACAGGTGAGAATAATTATCAATCTATACTATTGCTTGTCAATATTGATTTTAAATTTTCTTCCTCGCAATTGCCATTATATAAACTTTGGTTCTCATTTTTAAAAAGCATGGCATAGGAATTCATTGAAAGTTTTCATCTGGCTCCATGTAACTCATGTGTTCAATTCTTGAATTAGACGATCTAGCTATCCACGcagttttattttcttttaccAAATATAAATTATCTGCCTAAACAATAGAAAATTGCACCATTACTATCTAAAACATGTATGAAATTCAACTCAAGACAATAAACATGCACAAACATGCATTGTTTATGGAATCTATTATGAGATTTACTAGTTATGATGTACAAAGTATTAGTAGCTACTCACTTGAACATATTCAGGTATTCATATTGCACTTCAGTTTTAGAATAAACAAAAAACCATTAGCGGTTCTAAAAATAACTAGTACTGTCTCACTATATTCAGTCTATACAAACATCTTGGAGGCTAATGgaactagacaaattcctcatgaATGATGAATACACCTTCGCCGGATTCGCCATTGAAGGAGACAAAAACAAGCTGAAGCCATCTGGCTTGGAGATCAACTCCGACAACTACATTGATATACAAGTGGAATGGAGAGACCCATACAATAAAAAGAAGTTTGACTCTTTCGCTGATGTTGCCGGCAGGCTGATCGACATTCACTACCATGACATGAAGAACAAAATCAACCACAAGGAGGACCATACTCTGTGGGGGTTTTGCCCGCTCTCAGACAAGCTTACCAAGTATGCAGCAATAGATGCATTCGCAACCTACGAGTCATGGAGAATCATCTATGATATCATAATGGGACTAGACAGggcaaaaggaaaaaaagaagcaaagaagaagaacaaggctgtaATCCCATACAACAACTAGAAATGAATAGGGCTATGTTTAGCTTTATTTTACTTTAGAGGTTGTGTTGTTACTTGTTTCCTGTCTTCTAGGTTTTGCTTATGTCTGTTGTTTCATATCGAACGTTTCTTTGTAAAAACTGTgggattcagggttccgcagacccttgagcgtttcgaactctggggtgtctGTGAAGAACTCGCCCTCCCCACTCTGCCTGCTTGCTAATCCCATGACCTAGCTCGATGAACCGAATGGACAAGGGACACaacaatttacccaggttcgggccacctttgcggcgtaaaaccctactcctgctttgtggtggattggcctcgaggggctgaggatgacctagtaCAGTGGAAAACAGCCTCAGGAGGAgtggtgttcttgtgctcgatgattTGGTGGtgagaggatgatctgaatgatccgtgcccctctatggtggtggctaagtcctatttatagtgtccttggtcctcttcccaatgtaaggcaggaagggatcccacaatgaccaaatttgaagggagacaactagtacatgctatcccgacaaaagtagtcttcgcctgccaaaagCTTCTGGTCATGATGCCGCTATCCCGACAAAAGTAcaggctcggcgatgacctccgctatgccgtcctggcggtcttggtcttgttgcaccaaaatggaaacctttgcttgattcctcgggactccgcgcttgcgcttgcctccttagcaccaaagaggaaactggtacacggcacccgctggtgcccgcctggccttggtcgtcacgacTCATGTCATCTAAACCTCGCAAGGTGCATCTTGGATAGATATCttcgctcctcaggagccagcctggggaggccgcccctcgaggaggtcttggcgtcgtccgcctcgtgaggcttggcccctcacgagggtatTGGGTTGTTGAtcctgaagctgggccgtaccaggccgtcgatggagccatgtCATGGGCCGCAGGGAGGCAAGTCCGGggagcccccgggcccaaggcgcactcaAACTTGGCTTCTAGGCGAAGGCAAGGGGCAAGCGCGGAGCGCCGCAGGCCCTAACTgtctgcggcctcggttgacacGTGGCGactgatgggacgtgggcgcctccacttccccacgcaaCCTTGATATCCGCCTGGCTTGGCGGCCGCCTGTTGCCAATGCAGCCCCGCCTTCGTCATTTGCCGTGCTCACCCTTGGTTTCTTCATCTATCCGAGAGACAGCAGCCCTCTTCCCAGATTTGACGCCGGCGCCGGTCTTCCCTTGCTGCTATGGCGCCGTGgtcgaggaagaagaggaaaacCCTGTGCTACGGTCAAACCTCCGCCAGCCTTCGAGCCCGCCCTTGAGCAGTTGACGGTGGTGAACCATGAGGGGCCGGACAAGATCCGTCCGGCGCTCGCCAccgattcaaatgagtggaaggcgATGGTGGTCTGGCCTGCTTCCTGGGCCATGGTCGACATGGCAGCCACTGGGATCCCCGTCCATCTTCATGCCCTCTTGGCCAGCATTATCCCTCCTTTCTCTGATTTATTCAACGCCA
The sequence above is a segment of the Aegilops tauschii subsp. strangulata cultivar AL8/78 chromosome 6, Aet v6.0, whole genome shotgun sequence genome. Coding sequences within it:
- the LOC141026019 gene encoding uncharacterized protein produces the protein MVDAPLYKQHRRHTRELHDIDLHGNHKLQVIVTSKGQDVDKMLSTLRRKLGGMPVKLVDVDVEYTYDMKPQRAAVLQLCSIQTSWRLMELDKFLMNDEYTFAGFAIEGDKNKLKPSGLEINSDNYIDIQVEWRDPYNKKKFDSFADVAGRLIDIHYHDMKNKINHKEDHTLWGFCPLSDKLTKYAAIDAFATYESWRIIYDIIMGLDRAKGKKEAKKKNKAVIPYNN